A window of Aeromicrobium sp. A1-2 contains these coding sequences:
- a CDS encoding penicillin-binding transpeptidase domain-containing protein has protein sequence MSSVSVTRRRTFAAACAAIVTGALLTACSSGRADPRNAAEILAEGLTTQDLSQVVTAQGGRVSQADFKRIVEGMGGARAKVTVGEIEQDGDRATATLQTTWAFKGDDWSYSTPATLSYAEGVWAVKWVPAIVALGLTADNRLRLRTSSADRGDILGAEDEGLVIERPVKRIGIDKSLVKAAEAVSSARTLAKRLDIDAGQYVTSVKGAGAQAFVVGLVVRADSGDALSDAELGAIPGAVQLGAEVPLAPSREFGRPLLGSVGEATAEIIAKSKGTVQAGDQVGLSGLQLRHDSQLRGAPGIAVEAVSFEEGAEPTEMFTSKAQAGKPLRTTIDVDLQGAADKILADVGPASAIVAIRPSSGQIVALASGPGGEGADTAAAGHYAPGSTFKLVTALAFLRSGLKRSSVVPCTSTITVDGRRFTNYSDYPSRAIGDIPLRTAIANSCNTAMIAMRDKAPQDGLAGAAAALGLRAGRLDDRPGPHRGLAACGGCRRSICQQRIKRDAHDAGRLPGAGGRGGG, from the coding sequence ATGAGCTCGGTCTCTGTGACACGTCGTCGCACCTTTGCCGCGGCGTGCGCCGCGATCGTGACCGGGGCGCTGCTGACAGCCTGTTCGTCCGGCCGAGCCGATCCCCGTAACGCCGCTGAGATCCTGGCCGAGGGGCTGACCACGCAGGATCTCTCCCAGGTGGTCACTGCCCAGGGTGGCCGCGTGTCCCAGGCGGACTTCAAACGGATCGTCGAAGGCATGGGTGGCGCCAGGGCGAAGGTCACTGTCGGCGAGATCGAGCAGGATGGCGACAGAGCGACCGCGACGCTGCAGACCACCTGGGCGTTCAAGGGTGACGACTGGAGCTATTCGACCCCTGCGACGTTGTCGTACGCCGAAGGCGTGTGGGCGGTGAAGTGGGTGCCGGCGATCGTCGCTCTTGGCCTCACCGCCGACAATCGACTGAGGCTTCGCACTTCGTCGGCCGACCGTGGCGACATCCTCGGCGCGGAAGACGAGGGGCTCGTGATCGAGCGGCCGGTCAAGCGAATCGGCATCGACAAGTCCCTTGTCAAAGCTGCCGAAGCCGTCAGTTCGGCCAGGACGCTGGCCAAGCGCCTCGACATCGACGCGGGCCAGTACGTCACGAGTGTCAAGGGCGCCGGCGCCCAAGCCTTCGTCGTGGGGCTGGTCGTGCGGGCCGACTCCGGCGACGCCCTCAGCGACGCGGAGCTCGGAGCGATCCCGGGCGCAGTTCAGCTCGGGGCCGAGGTTCCGCTGGCGCCCAGTCGGGAGTTCGGTCGGCCGTTGCTGGGCAGCGTCGGGGAGGCAACCGCGGAGATCATCGCGAAATCCAAGGGGACGGTGCAGGCAGGGGACCAGGTTGGCCTGTCGGGCCTCCAGCTGCGCCACGACAGCCAGCTGAGGGGAGCGCCTGGCATCGCCGTCGAGGCGGTGTCGTTCGAGGAGGGCGCGGAGCCCACCGAGATGTTCACGAGCAAGGCCCAGGCGGGCAAGCCATTGCGTACGACGATCGACGTCGACCTGCAGGGGGCCGCTGACAAGATCCTCGCGGACGTCGGCCCGGCGAGCGCGATCGTTGCGATTAGGCCCTCGTCCGGCCAGATCGTGGCGCTCGCCAGTGGCCCCGGAGGCGAGGGTGCCGACACGGCCGCAGCGGGACACTACGCCCCGGGTTCGACCTTCAAGCTGGTCACAGCGCTGGCGTTCCTGCGATCGGGCCTCAAGCGGTCGTCTGTCGTGCCGTGCACCAGCACGATCACGGTCGACGGTCGCCGGTTCACGAACTACTCGGACTACCCGAGTCGCGCGATTGGCGATATCCCGCTCCGCACGGCGATCGCCAACTCGTGCAACACCGCGATGATCGCGATGCGCGACAAGGCGCCGCAGGACGGGCTCGCGGGCGCGGCCGCCGCACTCGGACTCCGCGCGGGCCGCCTCGATGATCGGCCAGGGCCGCATCGAGGCCTCGCCGCTTGCGGTGGCTGTCGTCGCAGCATCTGTCAGCAAAGGATCAAGCGTGACGCCCACGATGCTGGCCGACTCCCCGGGGCGGGCGGGAGAGGAGGCGGCTGA
- a CDS encoding cutinase family protein encodes MRQPVRLMTIFAVIATTLALPVPADAALKSTTSKCSSLVIIGARGSGQSMSSGSISGFGPEVTGSVKNMVSRIKRTGTYRYVGVSYPAIPVDRNWTTSKYFASVGKGAKFTMDTVKSIGKSCSSTKFALIGYSQGASVMRWAIRDLPSTLQARVLLVGMIADPERRGFNTSPSDIGFVENYDSGTLYGSGLLGAGPKMPSGRSRAVVQFCHKNDNVCNRPGNSGVAVGDWGKVDTKTHGSFYKTSSTYPKTGLMLYVPLANYGGFR; translated from the coding sequence GTGCGCCAACCTGTCCGACTCATGACGATCTTCGCCGTCATCGCCACCACACTGGCACTACCTGTCCCGGCCGACGCGGCTCTCAAGAGCACCACCAGCAAATGCTCGAGCCTTGTCATCATCGGGGCCAGGGGGTCCGGACAGTCCATGTCATCCGGATCGATCAGCGGATTCGGGCCGGAGGTCACCGGTTCAGTCAAGAACATGGTGTCCCGCATCAAGCGGACCGGTACGTACCGCTACGTCGGCGTGAGCTACCCGGCAATTCCCGTGGACCGCAACTGGACCACATCCAAATACTTCGCCAGCGTCGGGAAGGGCGCCAAGTTCACGATGGACACGGTCAAGAGCATCGGCAAGTCGTGCTCGAGCACCAAGTTCGCCTTGATCGGCTACAGCCAGGGTGCCTCGGTCATGCGGTGGGCCATCCGAGACCTGCCCTCGACCCTCCAGGCCCGAGTTCTGCTGGTCGGCATGATTGCCGACCCCGAGCGACGCGGATTCAACACCTCCCCGTCGGACATCGGCTTCGTCGAGAACTACGACTCCGGCACGCTCTATGGGAGCGGCTTGCTCGGCGCAGGCCCGAAGATGCCCTCCGGAAGGTCGCGCGCAGTCGTCCAGTTCTGCCACAAGAACGACAACGTGTGCAATCGCCCGGGCAACAGTGGTGTAGCCGTCGGCGACTGGGGCAAAGTCGACACCAAGACCCACGGGTCCTTCTACAAGACCAGCTCGACGTACCCGAAGACGGGACTGATGCTCTACGTCCCGCTCGCGAACTACGGCGGATTCCGTTAG
- a CDS encoding LysM domain-containing protein: MSSIAFGHTDHLSPHANTRPVRHLRAVPDARTASHLRLTRRGKAVVLSAAVAAVAMAVVMFGSSSVAGDAAGPAPETTTVRVLPGHTLWEIAAEANPNGDIRQTVDQIVRLNSLPNASALQMGSEIAVPVYQ; encoded by the coding sequence ATGAGCAGCATCGCATTCGGCCACACCGATCATCTCTCTCCGCACGCCAACACCCGCCCGGTCCGCCACCTGCGCGCCGTCCCTGATGCCCGCACGGCGTCCCACCTCCGGCTGACTCGCCGCGGCAAGGCCGTCGTCCTGTCTGCAGCCGTCGCAGCCGTCGCGATGGCCGTCGTGATGTTCGGCTCATCGTCGGTCGCCGGCGACGCGGCCGGGCCCGCGCCGGAGACCACGACGGTCCGGGTGCTGCCCGGCCACACGCTGTGGGAGATCGCCGCCGAGGCCAACCCCAATGGGGACATCCGCCAGACCGTCGACCAGATCGTCCGGCTCAACTCCCTTCCGAACGCATCAGCACTGCAGATGGGTTCGGAGATCGCGGTGCCGGTCTACCAGTAG
- a CDS encoding YihY/virulence factor BrkB family protein — MASTRSNVLTAWKQASAQQAPLLAAGVAFYAFLSLFPALIAGVLAYGLVASPETVQRQSTQIADALPADAASLVTGQLDSLTSTPSDSLGIGLAIAILLAIYSASGGVGNLVTAVNSMFGLAETRNFIKRKLLALGLTAGAIIFLVVVIGLVAAAPAVFDAIDIVPGLRAGLEAARWILLIGSVILAIGVLFRLAPNRTSTSGLMTKGVVVASTLWVLVSVGFSLYVDNFGSYGKTYGALAGVVVLLLWLWIGIYAILLGACIEAVREKVVTPETVDEDKEIAEWRTAEADSEEELVPVTVVDEPDPAESNDEKSRRRLRLPFGRKRAARR, encoded by the coding sequence ATGGCTTCCACGCGTTCGAACGTCCTCACGGCCTGGAAGCAGGCCTCCGCTCAGCAGGCGCCGCTGCTGGCTGCCGGTGTCGCGTTCTACGCGTTCCTGTCGCTCTTCCCAGCTTTGATCGCCGGCGTCCTCGCCTATGGTCTGGTCGCATCTCCCGAGACTGTGCAGCGACAGTCCACCCAGATCGCCGACGCGCTCCCCGCCGATGCCGCCTCGCTGGTCACCGGCCAGCTCGACTCGCTGACCTCGACACCCAGCGACTCGCTCGGAATCGGACTGGCCATCGCGATCCTGCTGGCGATCTACAGCGCCTCCGGCGGCGTCGGCAACCTGGTGACGGCGGTCAACTCGATGTTCGGCCTGGCCGAGACCCGCAACTTCATCAAGCGCAAGCTGCTCGCCCTGGGGCTCACGGCCGGCGCGATCATCTTCCTCGTCGTGGTCATCGGGCTCGTCGCGGCAGCGCCCGCGGTCTTCGACGCCATCGACATCGTCCCGGGCCTTCGAGCCGGACTGGAGGCCGCGCGCTGGATCCTGCTGATCGGCTCGGTCATCCTGGCGATCGGGGTCCTGTTCCGCCTCGCCCCCAACCGCACCAGCACGTCCGGGCTGATGACCAAGGGTGTCGTAGTGGCCAGCACCCTGTGGGTCCTGGTGTCGGTCGGCTTCTCGCTGTATGTGGACAACTTCGGCAGCTATGGCAAGACGTACGGTGCGCTGGCCGGTGTCGTGGTGCTGCTCCTGTGGCTCTGGATCGGCATCTACGCGATCCTGCTCGGCGCCTGCATCGAGGCGGTCCGCGAGAAGGTCGTGACCCCCGAGACCGTCGACGAGGACAAGGAGATCGCCGAGTGGCGCACGGCCGAGGCCGATTCCGAGGAGGAGCTCGTGCCGGTCACCGTCGTCGACGAGCCTGATCCGGCCGAGTCCAACGATGAGAAGTCCCGACGCCGTCTGCGCCTGCCATTCGGCAGGAAGCGCGCCGCTCGCCGCTGA
- a CDS encoding SDR family oxidoreductase — MSKPLVKPGSPRSAVVTGAGRGIGRAIAVELMGRGYDVVVTDVDGAAAEQTALEIGAALGLVLDVTDPEANRDVAARACEIAPLGAWVCNAGVGIDGELTALSISQVRTMVDVNVLGVMWGVRAAADTFRGQAVGGVKGGEIGILASLSSHAPVPGLSVYAATKAAVLSLATSVAAELRGDKIGVHAVCPDGTDTAMVDGFDVDGGAREALAAGVMLTPAHVARELVDMFGTRRVYRTLPAWRGVLGRIGTLSPAGFMYADPMMRRLGARRLKKAGAR; from the coding sequence GTGTCGAAGCCCCTCGTGAAGCCCGGAAGTCCCAGATCAGCCGTCGTGACCGGAGCCGGACGGGGGATAGGTAGGGCCATCGCCGTCGAGCTCATGGGCCGCGGGTACGACGTCGTCGTGACCGATGTCGACGGCGCTGCGGCCGAGCAGACCGCCCTCGAGATCGGCGCAGCGCTGGGTCTCGTGCTCGATGTCACGGACCCTGAGGCCAACCGCGACGTTGCAGCCCGCGCCTGCGAGATCGCACCACTGGGGGCGTGGGTCTGCAATGCCGGTGTCGGCATCGACGGCGAGCTGACCGCACTGTCGATCAGCCAGGTTCGCACGATGGTCGACGTCAACGTGCTGGGCGTCATGTGGGGCGTACGCGCCGCGGCCGACACGTTCCGCGGACAGGCCGTGGGTGGCGTCAAGGGTGGCGAGATCGGCATCCTCGCGTCGCTCAGCTCGCACGCACCGGTCCCGGGCCTGAGCGTCTACGCAGCGACCAAGGCTGCCGTGCTTTCGCTGGCAACCTCCGTGGCCGCCGAACTGCGCGGTGACAAGATTGGGGTGCACGCGGTGTGTCCCGATGGCACCGACACCGCGATGGTCGACGGATTCGACGTCGACGGTGGAGCGCGCGAAGCCTTGGCCGCGGGAGTCATGCTGACTCCCGCCCACGTGGCACGCGAGCTCGTCGACATGTTCGGCACCCGACGCGTCTACCGGACGCTCCCGGCCTGGCGTGGTGTGCTCGGCCGGATCGGGACACTGTCGCCCGCCGGATTCATGTACGCGGATCCGATGATGCGCCGCCTCGGAGCGCGCCGACTCAAGAAGGCCGGTGCGCGATGA
- the lexA gene encoding transcriptional repressor LexA, with protein MSDDRNAEVTELPDGPADSTGLTARQRKVLEFLRDEIETRGYPPSMREIGAAVGLTSTSSVAHQLRALEALGYVKRDPNRPRALEIFLPDVMAARRSMSSSPESTFDETGIGDAMPIATNVPLVGRIAAGGPILAEERVEEIFPLPKSLVGDGTLFLLEVSGDSMIDAAICSGDYVVIRQQPDAENGEIVAAMLDGEATVKTLQRKDGQVWLLPHNADYSPIDGTHATILGKVTAVLRRV; from the coding sequence ATGAGTGATGACCGCAACGCCGAAGTCACCGAGCTCCCGGACGGGCCGGCCGACTCGACCGGGCTGACCGCCCGCCAGCGCAAGGTGCTGGAGTTCCTGCGCGACGAGATCGAGACCCGAGGCTACCCGCCCAGCATGCGTGAGATCGGCGCAGCCGTCGGTCTGACCAGCACGTCTTCGGTCGCGCACCAGCTGCGCGCGCTCGAGGCACTCGGCTACGTCAAGCGCGATCCCAACCGGCCGCGGGCGCTGGAGATCTTCCTGCCGGACGTCATGGCCGCTCGCCGCTCGATGAGCAGCTCACCCGAGAGCACCTTCGACGAGACCGGCATCGGCGATGCCATGCCGATCGCAACCAATGTGCCGCTGGTCGGTCGCATAGCGGCCGGTGGTCCGATCCTGGCCGAGGAGCGGGTCGAGGAGATCTTCCCGCTGCCCAAGTCGCTCGTGGGCGACGGCACCCTGTTCCTGCTCGAGGTCTCCGGCGACTCGATGATCGACGCAGCGATCTGCAGCGGCGACTATGTCGTGATCCGCCAGCAGCCCGACGCCGAGAACGGCGAGATCGTCGCAGCGATGCTCGACGGCGAGGCGACGGTCAAGACGCTGCAGCGCAAGGACGGCCAGGTCTGGCTGCTTCCGCACAATGCCGACTACTCCCCCATCGACGGCACCCACGCCACGATCCTCGGCAAGGTCACCGCGGTCCTGCGCCGCGTCTGA
- the galE gene encoding UDP-glucose 4-epimerase GalE, with translation MSVLVTGGAGYIGSHVVRALSMAGLECVVVDDLSSGHREFVPAEVDFVDTTILDSTLMAKVMVEREIEAVVHLAGFKYAGVSVQRPLHTYEQNVQGTVSLLQAMHESDVDKIVFSSSAAVYGTPDVDIVTEATPTAPESPYGESKLIGEWLLRDAARAFPLHHTSLRYFNVVGSAVPELYDTSPHNLFPLVIEALVEGRTPRINGTDYPTPDGTCERDYIHVADLAEAHVVAAKKLLAGVGLEPVYNLGSGDGVSVREIMDAVAQASGIPFEPEVGDRRPGDPARIVASGEIAARDLDWQMRHSLIEMVRSAWDARTRPTA, from the coding sequence ATGAGCGTCCTCGTCACCGGCGGTGCCGGATACATCGGTTCGCACGTCGTGCGGGCACTGAGCATGGCCGGGCTCGAGTGTGTCGTGGTCGACGACCTCTCGAGCGGGCACCGCGAGTTCGTCCCGGCGGAGGTCGATTTCGTCGACACGACGATCCTCGACAGCACCTTGATGGCCAAGGTCATGGTCGAGCGCGAGATCGAGGCCGTCGTCCACCTCGCGGGGTTCAAGTACGCCGGGGTGTCGGTGCAGCGTCCCCTGCACACGTACGAGCAGAACGTGCAGGGCACCGTGAGCCTGTTGCAGGCGATGCACGAGTCCGACGTCGACAAGATCGTGTTCTCCTCGAGCGCGGCGGTCTACGGCACGCCCGACGTCGACATCGTCACTGAGGCGACGCCGACCGCGCCTGAGTCACCGTATGGCGAGAGCAAGCTGATCGGCGAGTGGCTGCTGCGAGACGCGGCGCGTGCCTTCCCGTTGCATCACACATCGCTGCGCTACTTCAACGTCGTCGGCTCGGCGGTGCCTGAGCTCTACGACACCAGCCCGCACAACTTGTTCCCACTGGTCATCGAGGCGCTGGTGGAGGGGCGGACGCCGCGCATCAACGGCACTGACTACCCGACACCGGACGGCACCTGTGAGCGCGACTACATCCATGTGGCCGATCTGGCCGAGGCGCACGTCGTGGCGGCGAAGAAGCTGCTCGCGGGCGTCGGGCTCGAGCCGGTCTACAACCTCGGCAGCGGCGACGGTGTGTCGGTGCGCGAGATCATGGACGCGGTGGCCCAGGCGAGCGGCATCCCGTTCGAGCCTGAGGTTGGCGACCGTCGGCCGGGTGACCCCGCGCGGATCGTGGCGTCCGGGGAGATCGCGGCGCGCGACCTCGACTGGCAGATGCGCCACTCGCTGATCGAGATGGTCCGTAGTGCGTGGGACGCCCGTACTCGTCCCACCGCGTGA